The following nucleotide sequence is from Toxoplasma gondii ME49 chromosome IV, whole genome shotgun sequence.
AGTGAAACAAAGGCTCCCAGAACTAACGGTCAACGGTTACGCGTTTGCTCCTGTAATGCACCCACAAAGCGTATCGAAAGGTCTAGCATCCCAGATGGATAAACAGACTCACGAAGAAGTCCTCGCCACCTACTTCCACACACATTGACACACTTGCTGACTTATGTAGACAATGTTCGAGACACCTGCGTACCTTtacatacattcatatacaaatatacatatatataattatatatttatatatagatTCATATTGACACGTAGACTGTTGCCGTGGACACCCCTACTTCCAGTCTATCGATATGTCTATATTTAAATCTGTATGTCTCTATCTCTATTCTATGTCTGTATCTATACATGTCTAGAGGAACCTCCATCTTTGTGCTCAAGGACGTCATGTGCGTCACTGTGTTCCCCTGACGATGCTCAGAGGAGAGCCGGACTGCGACATGTTCAAGTTCTCCGGTGCGACTCGAAAGACGCGAGCGACTTGCCTCCTCATGACCTCCTTCAGCTCTTCCTTGGTTTGCCGGCGATGTCTGAGTCCTGCGGCCCTGCCTCTCCGTTCCGCTGCAGCTTCGCCGCCGGCGGCGAGGGTCGCGAGGACGCCGGGCGGCAGTCGTCTGTCGGTGTCAGCTTCCAGGGTGTTTCGGAGTTCTCGgagtttctgcttcgcctgtcgcagcttcttctccttggcCTTCGCTTCAAAGGGGCATTCGACCTGCTGAGACGTGCGACGCTTCTGCGCGTCCTTCGAGCGTTTCCCGAGCTTCTTCACTCCGCGGTCTCTGCCGCGGCGACCGACGTACTCGCCGTCCTTGTCTTCGATCACCGCCTCGGCCAGCGCGTTCATCTGCTGGATGCCCTTGTGTCCCCAGCGCGGAACCCAGTCCTTGGTGTTGGCATCCCAAACCAGTCGGCTGCGCTTGCGCTTCTGGatgcctttctccttcgcgaaCGCCTCCCATCTTGtcagtttcttcgctgcaggcgcctgagaagaagacaccaCACGGTCGCTCGCGTTCCGCCGCCCTTCCTCGTTCGCAGATGCGGAGACGCGCAAAGAGCGCGCGCGGCggagagccgcgaggcgGCCGGTCGAGAGTGGACCGACGGGGAAACAGGGTGCCTCTCGCCTCAGCAGAGACTCCGTTCACTCTCTGGCGCGTACCCTCGGAAGCCGCGTCCGAGCCACTGTGGCCAGCAATGCGTTCTCACGAGGACTCTTCGCATGCGCAGAACCGACGCCGCGCCGACTCGCATGGACCTCCAGGCGCGGCCGTTCGCGGCGCGCAGACAGAAACTGCAGAAACTGCGCAAGTCGCTCGGCTGACGGGTCGCCCCCGCTGAGTGCAGCCGgtgggagaggaagcgcgagagacacagcgccaacgagagaggaacggagcaacagagaaagagagaaagagagaaagagagcaagagagaaagagaccaagagagaaagagagagaggaacggagcaaacgagagagaaggacaacACGGGAGTGAACAGGGCCATGTTTGGATGTTGCCCTTACTGGATGCATGCGGGGAAGCTTGAACGTCGAATTTTTCGCGGGAGGCGGAAGCGCGACGAGAAGACCGTCGTCTGTCGTTTCGTGAGGCAGAGCGCAGAGCTGCGCCACCATGGACTGCGCGTTCTGCCGAGTGAGGTCGCTgaggctgcagagacagcaaaacATGAAGAGAACGAACAGAAGCAGATCGAGCGCGAGACGTCGCTGGCAGGCCGTAGACTCAGCGGAAGCAGAAATGAGAGGCGCTGCGTATTTGTGTATGTGGAGAACAACGCGTCTTTGTGTCTGCATCTGAGGGTAGAGGATGCTCCTGCGAGGGGAAACGGCAGCTGGCGACGGtgtggagagaggggaaggggagcagagaaaacagacgagCGGAGCAGTCGGACGCGAAAGGAAGAACtgtgaggaagaggacggaaagcaaggaaagaaaggaaaacaaccGAAAAGGGGAGGCGAGCGTGAAgtagacgaagaaagagaagagaagagaacaagagaagagaacaagagaagagaacaagagaagagaacaagagaagagaacaagagaagagaacaagagaagggaacaagagaagagaacaagagaagagaacaagagaagagaacaagagaagggaacaagagaagagaacaagagaagagaacaagagaagagaacaagagaagagaacaagagaagagaacaagagaagagaacaagagaagagaacaagagaagagaacaagagaagagaacaagagaagggaacaagaggagggaagtgagagaacctcgagaacgaagaagggaggagacggaggtgAAGCTCCTCCTCCGAGAAGACAGGAACCGAAAATTCATGCAAGGGAGAAATGCAACCCAAGGAGCCTCACTCATCTGTGTGCAAGACAGGCGAGAAGTCGATGCAAAGAAGGAAGTTCAAGTGGGATTCCATGGCGTTGCCTTCGCCCGCACTCGGCCTGAGGAAAAAataaaagaaaaaaaaatgaAACATAGACAAAACCGAAAGACAACTCGAACAAGGAGGGAGACTGCGCTGGGCCGTTTAGTCTCTTTCCACGCGAAGAGAAtttttgcatgcaagtcTGGAAACACAGCGCGCGAAGAAACTGCGGccggcagagagaaagacgaagagggcaGAACGCAAGGACGTTTTTctgagaaaaggaaaacgacgcTGGTTCGAGGAGCACTGCGTTctagggagaagagggaaacgaggagcCGGGGACGAAGCGGTCctggaggaaagaggacgaggcgTAGTGTGAACGCGGAACAGACGgcgagagatgaagagaagaagagagaagaagagaagaaaggtcaataagagaagaagaaagaacagagaagcgaaagacaaaaggagagaagagagaggagataCAATCCACGTTACAGAGAGCCGGCTgcaggacggagaagaggaaagaagagagacgagaggagatATGAGGCAACGAGTGTAAACAGGAAGCAAGCGAGTACgttcgaagaagaacagaaagaaatcgCAGAGATGATTTCCTTTCAAAGGCTCTTCCGTCACAAAAACGTCTCCAAAAAGGCGCTTACGCAGAAGAGTCGAGGAAGGGAGGTGAGCCTGGCATTGACGCGCTGGCCATTTTGCGAGTTCTCTGTCGAAGAAAAAGTGTGTTTCCGCGCCAGTTCACCGAGCCGCAACTTTTCTTCCCCCAGAAGTaaagacgaaacaggaaGCTGCGAAAAGTTcttccagaaaagaaaatTCCCCGACAGAGAAGTCGCCGTTTCCCCGACGACTTTCTTGCCCCACAAACAGCTGGGACTCCGCCGCCCtcgaaaggcgaggagaaaaacaacagaaGCTGAGAGACCTTTGAAAATGTTTGAAGAGTACGTAGACAGAGATCTTGGAAAGATGAAACTTATTTCTGAAAAACGCGCTTTTTCTCGcggttctgtctcctttatGCGACTCGGCAGGCTTGGTCCACATTCGAGACTTTTCCAGAGAACAGTGGAGGACGCCACTCCCAGCAGTCCGGCTGTCGAGTCTCTCTGAGTAATTTTTTTATTTTTTAAAAAAACCAGAAAACTTTgactctctgcatgcagccatgCGGCCGCGGTCTCCAGTGCGACAGGCGTCTCTCCGAGCTTCAGCGTTTCTATGAACGCGAAAAGTCGCAGCTTCCGtccctcttcgctctccgctCGCTCAGCTCGttggcgagaagaaagaaagccgGCCACCCAGCTGAGGTTTAAAGAGGGGAAAGCGCACATGGAAAggttctttgtttcctctgggGCTGCGAAAGGAAGGCTACAAGCCAGAGTCTGCGAGGAATCTCTTCTGTGCGTCGAGTCTGCGGTGCAAGGCCGCCTTTtgccgagaggaagagagcagaggcgcAGTCTCCGTCTTGCTTGTGGAAGCGGCAGGAGCATAAATTGAAGAAGCATAAactgaaaaggagacagaaggaaggaagcagcagaagagatgGGAGTAGATGCGGAAGAAGGAGTCTCCTGGGCGCAGAGGACCGTCGAGTCCGACAAGACACTCAGAGACACAGctgtctccatttcttcgGGAGCAAAGAGTGACCAGATAACattccttctccactttcctctctttaTCCTCGTTCCCCGCGCTCGCTCAAGTCTCCACCTTCGCGGCCTCTCCCGGCTCGTCGGCTCCGGTGCGTATGTACACTgccagagggcgagggagggtggaaggagagaaaaaagacgcaccggagaagaaggacaagtagaagaacagggaggacagacgagagacagagaccaaCTCTGAGAATCAGAATCTCtcggcgaagaggaagaaaaaagagacaggagatgGTTCCTCACGACAGAGAGGGACGTCAGGCACTTGTgctgagaag
It contains:
- a CDS encoding ribosome biogenesis regulatory protein (rrs1) protein (encoded by transcript TGME49_320450), yielding MASASMPGSPPFLDSSAPSAGEGNAMESHLNFLLCIDFSPVLHTDDLSDLTRQNAQSMVAQLCALPHETTDDGLLVALPPPAKNSTFKLPRMHPAPAAKKLTRWEAFAKEKGIQKRKRSRLVWDANTKDWVPRWGHKGIQQMNALAEAVIEDKDGEYVGRRGRDRGVKKLGKRSKDAQKRRTSQQVECPFEAKAKEKKLRQAKQKLRELRNTLEADTDRRLPPGVLATLAAGGEAAAERRGRAAGLRHRRQTKEELKEVMRRAQTSTASFGQFDRLAKNEKREKQKTRTKGVSLSLDDERSKYRRHLKNILSAAESADV